In Magnetococcales bacterium, a single genomic region encodes these proteins:
- a CDS encoding cysteine synthase family protein, with the protein MIANTVLDLVGNTPLLNLGPLFPEMKAILYGKAEFLNPMGSVKERPALAMVEEAERTGRLRPGMTIVEPTSGNTGLGLSMVGAVKGYKVWILVERDMAGAIARVARALGAQTILTENFNEAVRLAESIQKENPDRYFLPQQFTNPANPQIHVHTTAQEIFDDLGHNLCAFVHGYGSGGTFTGVARALKQLNPKIRCVLVEPDTLRRFSGGPVTGSQIHGIGPPFIPRNLDQELIDDTIAVSEEQGYEMVVKLARRCGVLCGPSSGAMVHAAARIAADYGSGDAVVTILPDRGDRYFGSDFFPETST; encoded by the coding sequence ATGATTGCCAATACAGTCCTGGATCTTGTCGGCAATACCCCATTGCTGAATCTCGGTCCCCTGTTCCCGGAAATGAAGGCGATTCTCTATGGCAAGGCGGAGTTTCTCAATCCCATGGGTAGCGTCAAGGAACGACCAGCCCTGGCAATGGTCGAAGAGGCCGAACGGACCGGTCGTCTCCGGCCCGGCATGACCATCGTGGAACCAACCAGCGGCAATACCGGACTGGGACTGAGCATGGTGGGCGCGGTCAAGGGATACAAAGTCTGGATCCTTGTCGAGCGGGATATGGCGGGAGCAATTGCCCGTGTGGCCCGGGCCTTGGGGGCGCAAACCATCTTGACGGAAAATTTCAACGAGGCTGTGCGCCTGGCGGAATCCATCCAAAAAGAAAACCCAGACCGTTATTTCCTGCCCCAACAATTCACCAATCCAGCCAATCCCCAAATCCACGTCCATACCACGGCGCAAGAGATCTTCGATGACCTCGGTCATAACCTGTGCGCTTTTGTACATGGATATGGTTCGGGCGGAACATTCACCGGAGTTGCAAGGGCATTGAAACAGTTGAATCCAAAAATTCGTTGCGTTCTTGTTGAACCGGATACCCTGCGTCGATTCTCCGGTGGTCCCGTCACCGGATCCCAGATTCACGGCATCGGCCCGCCGTTCATTCCCCGAAACCTGGATCAGGAACTTATCGATGACACGATCGCCGTTTCCGAAGAACAAGGTTATGAGATGGTCGTAAAACTGGCGCGCCGCTGCGGGGTTCTCTGCGGTCCGTCATCCGGCGCAATGGTCCATGCCGCTGCAAGAATCGCCGCGGACTATGGCAGCGGCGATGCCGTAGTCACCATTCTCCCCGATCGTGGCGATCGATACTTCGGGAGTGATTTTTTTCCAGAAACCAGTACGTGA